Proteins encoded within one genomic window of Formosa agariphila KMM 3901:
- a CDS encoding GLPGLI family protein has translation MKYYFILLFGCLCSLSYSQTTEANASIIVNYIYTKQLEGMPNVTEINSTLIANNNVAAYEMDFLNNSNFVRESDGEQGTILAIRPTKNPIIFKDLKTDKVFNKENIMSKFYLIEDDLSVMFNWTLSQNYKEILGYKCQEATTHYRGRDYKAYFTTEIPFSTGPWKFGGLPGLILKTESLDGVFKIVANKIELKNSQSTIENPFESTQNEAISWDEFIEIYQNKYLDLQNYRSPAGGSMSIPTKNIETYIKE, from the coding sequence ATGAAATATTATTTTATTCTTTTATTTGGGTGTCTATGTTCGTTATCGTATAGTCAAACTACTGAGGCCAATGCTTCCATTATTGTAAATTACATTTATACAAAGCAACTTGAAGGTATGCCAAATGTAACGGAAATTAACTCTACGCTCATTGCAAATAATAATGTTGCCGCTTACGAAATGGATTTTCTTAATAACTCAAACTTTGTACGTGAATCTGATGGGGAACAAGGCACTATTTTGGCTATTCGCCCAACTAAAAATCCAATAATTTTTAAGGATTTAAAAACAGACAAGGTTTTTAATAAAGAAAACATAATGTCTAAATTTTATCTTATAGAAGATGATTTGAGTGTCATGTTTAATTGGACACTGTCTCAAAATTATAAAGAAATTTTAGGTTACAAGTGTCAAGAGGCTACAACGCATTACAGAGGTAGAGATTATAAGGCTTATTTTACTACAGAAATTCCTTTCTCAACAGGGCCATGGAAATTTGGAGGCCTACCGGGGCTTATTTTAAAGACAGAATCTTTAGATGGCGTCTTTAAAATAGTAGCGAATAAAATTGAATTAAAAAATTCACAATCTACGATTGAAAACCCGTTTGAAAGTACACAAAATGAAGCCATAAGTTGGGATGAATTTATTGAGATTTATCAGAATAAATATCTCGATTTACAAAATTATAGAAGCCCAGCTGGAGGTTCAATGTCAATACCTACAAAAAATATTGAGACCTATATTAAAGAATAA
- a CDS encoding lysophospholipid acyltransferase family protein — protein sequence MKIFKYIFWILYRVWFYILVAIPILILLPFLLISISKESWYPYFFRMARLWSKFILIGMCFRWKIEREEIPNIEESYMFIANHTSMTDIMLMLVTVKNPFVFVGKKELAKIPLFGFFYKRTCILVDRDSLRSRHAVFESAERRLKSGLSICIFPEGGVSEEDILLDQFKDGAFRLAINHQIPIVPITFADNKERFSFDFFSGSPGQMRVRVHEFLPTAGMTLKDNCKALKEKSRNIILNQLEVYKWKSH from the coding sequence ATGAAGATATTTAAATATATTTTTTGGATTCTATATCGTGTGTGGTTCTATATTTTAGTAGCAATCCCAATCCTAATACTTCTACCTTTTTTGTTAATTTCTATTTCTAAGGAATCGTGGTACCCATATTTTTTTAGAATGGCTAGACTTTGGTCTAAATTTATTTTAATAGGAATGTGCTTTCGGTGGAAGATCGAACGGGAAGAGATTCCAAATATAGAGGAGAGCTATATGTTTATAGCAAACCATACTTCCATGACCGATATTATGCTCATGTTAGTCACCGTTAAGAATCCATTTGTATTTGTAGGTAAAAAAGAATTGGCTAAAATTCCGTTGTTTGGTTTTTTTTATAAACGGACTTGTATCTTGGTAGATCGCGACAGTTTGCGTAGTAGACATGCTGTGTTCGAAAGTGCAGAGCGACGATTAAAATCAGGTTTAAGTATTTGTATATTTCCTGAAGGAGGAGTGTCTGAAGAAGACATACTCTTAGATCAGTTTAAAGATGGTGCTTTTCGTTTAGCAATAAATCATCAAATTCCTATTGTTCCTATTACATTTGCTGATAATAAGGAGCGTTTTTCATTCGATTTTTTTAGTGGTAGTCCTGGTCAAATGCGGGTTCGTGTTCATGAATTTTTACCAACAGCTGGTATGACACTTAAAGACAACTGTAAAGCCTTAAAAGAAAAGTCCCGAAATATTATTTTAAATCAGTTGGAAGTCTATAAATGGAAATCACATTAA
- a CDS encoding T9SS type A sorting domain-containing protein, translated as MTKTITQSKCINLSKKMILFLFVMVSFQLLGQSVTEIFPTRVTTNSKITIVGSGFTASTSISIPGVAIKRGSKILVNSMEMTFEISESGKDDVTAELLVGGNSTSFNIYYIAPEVKILDNGENNNVTRITEIFTTYKGFWRSSQWKADTANVDLMPNTRHDLLAFTFDGVTYSTGVDDDLLTEKNVDFDSQLFNAYSTNGVDGSTYSLNYLAMADLIDGEVNEGEMITSPEILNATIYENLVDGINGLDLGTGVTNFNQLADVGFYSSGGQLGGINDGAPDFLITQIAKAGSTDIYYYADDSGNVVGRPIKLSIIQEEVEDYAGDGLLAMWRLDLYSLQAGLNYGVAKPQIRTFTEDEKRPLRMAAFRFEDFEITPDNVANINNINMVAGGTADLAFLAYNRGSFDIKTPVITKYPVSNYVCKIPNSDDISFSAIAQVSGNATGAADEKLSYQWYKYNTPISGANSNTLTLSDDIQLEDLGKYKLQVSNSFGSVFTAVSLTQGGTPVYWDGNAWQLPPSYVEAGIVVKPENRRFIFSSDYKEMGNLEGCDCVVPSGSSATILSGSTVTLSGNVMVETGGELIFEDSSNLIQTSEDTDDNINTGDITMLRNVNNIKSDDFIMWSTPVGNYNVNTITSPYVTPVFQWDVNGSWITSGGLMESAKGYAVQIPQEFVFPWFTAVFKGVPLNGSKSVAVLKSSDSDKQEELKNWNLIGNPYPSAISGDEFLAANTALNGTICFWADNLAIKNVNSPLTSSQYQSLAYNYNEQYVSYNSTGANPPQTTEGNISSGQAFFVQLDEASAEGQAVFTNDMRYDGDGNGYDNSGFFKTNMATDNTGKQLIWLSLIDAANTSASTLIGYVEGATLGKDKLYDTYSDLVGLDVYTMVEDSKMVIQGRPLPFSDSEGIPVGVNLPAGGSYKIAIGDLSGSVFVDDEQPLYLEDTYLNMEHDLRMSPYDFSGEQGEINDRFVLHYKKTLSVDELEKSRTFVTIVHNVLNVKAFKTIKEVKMYDISGKQIVSFKSSGNSTQLNESFKFSKGIYLASIVLEGNIVVTKKVVN; from the coding sequence ATGACAAAAACAATTACGCAATCAAAATGTATTAACCTTTCTAAAAAAATGATATTATTCCTTTTCGTAATGGTATCGTTTCAATTATTAGGGCAGTCAGTAACCGAAATATTTCCTACTCGCGTTACAACTAACTCTAAAATCACAATAGTTGGTTCAGGATTTACAGCTTCAACTTCTATAAGTATTCCTGGTGTAGCTATAAAAAGAGGTAGTAAAATATTAGTTAACTCGATGGAAATGACATTTGAGATTTCTGAATCTGGAAAAGATGATGTTACAGCGGAATTGCTTGTTGGTGGAAATTCCACAAGCTTTAATATATATTATATAGCTCCGGAGGTAAAAATTCTTGACAATGGAGAAAATAATAACGTCACGAGAATTACAGAGATTTTTACTACCTATAAGGGGTTTTGGAGATCATCACAATGGAAAGCAGATACCGCAAATGTAGATTTAATGCCAAATACGCGTCATGATCTTTTAGCATTTACTTTTGATGGAGTCACTTATTCTACAGGTGTTGATGATGATTTATTAACTGAAAAGAATGTTGATTTCGATTCGCAGTTATTTAATGCATATAGTACTAATGGTGTCGATGGTTCAACTTACTCGCTTAATTACTTAGCAATGGCAGACTTGATAGATGGTGAGGTAAATGAAGGAGAGATGATTACCTCCCCAGAAATTTTGAATGCAACGATTTATGAAAACTTAGTAGATGGTATTAATGGATTAGATTTAGGAACAGGTGTAACTAACTTTAATCAGCTGGCCGATGTTGGGTTTTATAGTAGTGGTGGACAATTAGGAGGTATTAATGACGGGGCTCCAGATTTTTTAATAACTCAAATAGCCAAAGCAGGAAGTACAGATATTTATTATTATGCTGATGATTCAGGGAATGTAGTAGGAAGACCTATAAAATTATCAATTATTCAGGAAGAAGTAGAGGATTATGCTGGAGACGGACTTTTGGCTATGTGGAGATTAGATTTATATTCACTGCAGGCAGGTTTAAATTATGGGGTGGCTAAACCGCAAATAAGAACATTTACTGAAGATGAAAAACGACCTTTACGTATGGCTGCTTTTAGATTTGAAGATTTTGAAATTACACCAGATAATGTGGCAAATATTAATAATATTAATATGGTTGCAGGCGGTACTGCGGATCTTGCATTCTTAGCATATAATCGTGGGTCGTTTGATATTAAAACACCTGTAATTACTAAATATCCAGTTTCAAATTATGTGTGTAAAATTCCTAATAGTGATGATATTTCTTTTTCTGCAATAGCTCAAGTTTCGGGTAATGCGACAGGGGCAGCGGATGAAAAGTTATCCTACCAATGGTATAAATATAACACTCCTATTTCTGGGGCTAATTCCAATACATTAACATTAAGTGATGACATTCAGTTAGAGGATTTAGGTAAATATAAATTACAAGTTTCAAATTCTTTTGGATCAGTTTTTACAGCAGTTTCATTAACTCAAGGAGGTACTCCCGTTTATTGGGATGGAAATGCGTGGCAGCTACCACCTTCATATGTGGAAGCAGGTATTGTTGTTAAACCAGAAAATAGGCGTTTCATATTTTCCTCAGACTATAAGGAGATGGGTAATTTAGAAGGTTGTGATTGTGTAGTTCCTTCGGGGAGTAGTGCTACTATTCTATCGGGGTCAACTGTGACATTGAGTGGAAATGTAATGGTGGAAACTGGAGGTGAGTTAATATTTGAAGATAGTTCAAACTTAATTCAAACTAGCGAGGATACAGACGATAATATCAATACTGGTGATATTACAATGTTACGAAATGTAAATAATATTAAAAGTGACGATTTTATTATGTGGTCTACGCCAGTAGGAAACTATAATGTAAATACTATTACCTCACCATATGTAACTCCTGTTTTTCAATGGGATGTAAATGGCAGTTGGATTACTTCAGGAGGCTTAATGGAGTCAGCAAAAGGATATGCTGTTCAAATTCCCCAAGAATTCGTTTTTCCATGGTTCACAGCAGTTTTTAAGGGAGTTCCACTAAATGGGAGTAAAAGTGTAGCTGTATTAAAATCTAGTGATTCAGATAAACAAGAAGAATTAAAAAACTGGAACCTTATAGGGAATCCTTATCCGTCTGCGATTAGTGGTGATGAGTTTTTAGCAGCTAATACAGCATTAAATGGAACTATTTGTTTTTGGGCAGATAATTTAGCAATTAAGAATGTAAATTCTCCTTTAACGAGCAGTCAGTATCAAAGTTTGGCATATAATTATAACGAGCAGTATGTTAGTTATAATTCTACAGGAGCGAACCCACCGCAAACAACTGAAGGAAATATTTCTTCTGGACAAGCATTTTTTGTACAGTTAGACGAAGCATCTGCAGAGGGGCAAGCTGTTTTTACGAATGATATGAGATATGATGGAGATGGTAATGGCTATGATAATTCTGGTTTCTTTAAAACAAATATGGCTACAGATAATACTGGGAAGCAATTAATTTGGTTAAGTTTAATCGATGCAGCTAATACTTCTGCAAGTACTTTAATAGGGTATGTAGAGGGTGCAACTCTGGGAAAAGATAAATTATACGATACGTATTCAGATTTAGTTGGGTTAGATGTTTACACCATGGTAGAAGATTCAAAAATGGTTATTCAAGGACGGCCATTACCTTTCTCAGATTCAGAAGGAATTCCAGTAGGAGTTAATCTTCCAGCAGGTGGAAGCTATAAAATTGCAATCGGTGATTTAAGTGGTTCTGTATTTGTTGATGATGAGCAACCTTTGTACTTAGAAGATACTTATTTAAATATGGAGCATGATTTAAGAATGTCGCCGTATGATTTCTCTGGAGAACAAGGAGAGATTAATGATCGTTTTGTTTTACATTATAAGAAAACACTTTCTGTAGACGAGTTAGAGAAATCTAGAACATTTGTTACTATTGTCCATAATGTATTGAATGTAAAAGCATTTAAAACCATTAAGGAAGTTAAAATGTATGATATTAGTGGAAAACAAATTGTTTCATTTAAATCTAGTGGTAATAGTACTCAGTTAAATGAGAGCTTTAAATTTTCAAAAGGTATTTATTTAGCCTCAATAGTTTTAGAAGGGAATATTGTTGTGACCAAAAAGGTCGTGAACTAA
- a CDS encoding T9SS type A sorting domain-containing protein: protein MKNFTSFMPLCISFKKILPFILLFLTLPFYGQTVTDVFPTRVTYETKITIVGTGFDETDRDNITITNIPIKNVKLVSPTEMTLEIDDGGSASGNDKTGILSIGGISIPSTKNTINYVGYLILNTKSRNYELNSKITEIFTNWDYNGNGYWKSSWYVANNQNTWPNDKHELLAFTYNGTTYSTGVDDALLNAKGISYSPEVFKAYSTNGVSGTTYGQNYIITGDLVDNVVGSAETGPLDSEISNLNIIDAVVDGKNGLELGTGITNFNTNATIRFFSGNGQIGAVNDAVPDLIITQIATAGGTDIYYYADEIGNIVGRPIRFYIHTDVYLTEWRMDLYRLNPYTNYDIATPVGRAYGTDETRPLSVIGLKLEYFEIDASNIADVGNINLLAGGTSDMAFLAYNTSAFEIKSPKIAQYPVSRYLCRLPNDTDITFSTVASIDDIVIDDGSSTSDPKDDIRYQWLKYNTEITGATTDSYTITNQIIDSDLATYKLKVINDYGTVILPVSLSEGGTPYIWNGTSWNLPNAYTEQNINVAVEDRSLIFSADYPAQSINLEGCDCTIPAGTNVIIKSGQSMSLYNNITVAGEIPAGTDPDNNPTPYVPEGTFTLENNASLVQINGENGNINEGDIVMKRNAYVNDVSDYIYWSSPVLGFNVNNIATSRVYQWDPQASDYGNWIAATNADMTAGEGYIARVKNASDFTVNFDGVPNNGEVLVELSSSKESVEMDAENTNWNLLGNPYPSAISAKTFLEDNTNLQGSVSIWTHNEAISNTENDPFYDDFGYNYSDQYIVHNGTGTTPSSPAFNGNIAAGQAFFVQLDEGTSNNTVKFTNDMRYGVNESVLDNSDFFRTSTEETQEKQLIWLSLISDSNSSVSTLVGYVEGATNEKDRLYDAYANYSGFNIYSLISEKKMTIQGRSLSSFIDSDQVSLGIDILTNGSYKIGIDHLEGKLFKDKNQAIFLEDTYLNMEHDLKQSPYAFTAVKGVTNDRFILKYKSSSKLSVKEDLVAKTYVFINNGALNIKSSKNITGIAVYDINGKQLINYVPSVISSSTSINFPFSKGVYLVNITLDNGIIVSKKLIH from the coding sequence ATGAAAAACTTTACTTCTTTTATGCCGCTATGCATATCGTTTAAAAAGATATTACCTTTTATATTGTTGTTTTTAACGCTGCCTTTCTATGGGCAAACGGTTACAGATGTATTTCCTACTCGGGTTACATACGAAACCAAAATTACTATTGTAGGGACTGGATTTGATGAAACTGATAGAGATAATATTACTATTACGAATATTCCAATTAAAAATGTAAAATTGGTTAGTCCTACCGAAATGACTCTTGAGATTGATGATGGAGGGTCAGCCTCAGGCAATGATAAAACGGGTATTTTAAGTATTGGTGGAATAAGTATTCCTTCTACGAAAAACACCATTAATTATGTAGGTTATCTAATTCTGAATACAAAAAGCCGTAACTATGAATTAAATTCAAAAATTACCGAAATATTTACCAATTGGGATTATAATGGTAATGGTTATTGGAAATCAAGTTGGTATGTTGCTAATAATCAAAACACTTGGCCTAATGATAAACATGAATTATTAGCCTTTACTTATAATGGCACAACTTATTCTACTGGAGTGGATGATGCTTTGCTAAATGCTAAAGGAATATCTTATTCGCCAGAGGTTTTTAAAGCTTACTCTACTAATGGTGTGTCTGGGACAACATATGGGCAAAATTATATAATAACTGGAGATTTAGTAGATAATGTTGTCGGATCTGCTGAAACGGGGCCATTAGACTCGGAAATATCAAACCTTAATATTATTGATGCTGTTGTGGATGGAAAAAATGGACTTGAATTAGGTACGGGTATTACAAATTTCAATACAAATGCAACCATTCGTTTTTTTAGTGGGAACGGTCAAATAGGAGCAGTGAATGATGCTGTACCAGACTTGATTATAACGCAAATTGCAACAGCGGGAGGAACAGATATATATTATTATGCAGATGAAATAGGAAATATTGTTGGGCGACCAATTAGATTTTATATTCATACTGATGTTTACCTAACTGAATGGCGAATGGATTTGTATAGGCTTAATCCATATACAAATTATGATATTGCGACACCTGTTGGCCGTGCATATGGTACAGATGAAACTAGGCCTCTTTCAGTTATAGGTCTTAAACTAGAGTATTTTGAGATTGATGCATCAAATATAGCTGATGTAGGTAATATTAATTTATTGGCAGGAGGGACTTCAGACATGGCTTTTTTAGCTTATAACACCTCAGCTTTTGAAATTAAATCACCTAAAATTGCGCAATATCCAGTATCACGATATTTATGTAGGCTACCAAATGATACAGATATAACGTTTTCGACTGTAGCGTCTATAGACGATATTGTAATTGATGATGGTAGTTCTACATCTGATCCCAAAGACGATATACGTTATCAATGGTTAAAATATAATACAGAGATTACCGGTGCTACTACTGATAGTTATACGATTACAAATCAAATAATTGACTCAGATTTGGCAACATATAAACTTAAAGTGATTAATGACTATGGTACAGTTATTTTACCTGTGTCATTATCAGAAGGAGGAACACCGTACATTTGGAATGGTACATCTTGGAATTTACCTAATGCTTATACAGAGCAAAATATAAATGTAGCTGTTGAAGATCGTAGTTTAATTTTTTCCGCAGATTATCCGGCCCAAAGTATAAATCTTGAAGGTTGCGACTGTACAATTCCAGCAGGAACAAATGTAATTATAAAATCAGGACAGAGTATGTCTTTATATAATAACATTACAGTTGCAGGAGAAATTCCTGCGGGTACAGATCCTGATAATAATCCTACTCCTTATGTACCAGAAGGTACTTTTACTCTAGAGAACAATGCGAGTTTAGTGCAAATAAATGGTGAAAATGGTAATATTAATGAAGGGGATATAGTTATGAAACGTAACGCCTATGTGAACGACGTATCAGATTATATTTATTGGTCTTCACCAGTATTAGGTTTTAATGTTAACAACATTGCAACGTCTCGAGTGTATCAATGGGATCCACAAGCTTCCGATTATGGCAACTGGATTGCTGCTACCAATGCTGATATGACGGCTGGCGAAGGTTATATTGCTCGTGTTAAAAACGCATCAGACTTTACGGTAAATTTTGATGGAGTTCCAAATAATGGTGAAGTATTAGTTGAATTAAGTTCATCTAAGGAGTCGGTTGAGATGGATGCAGAAAATACAAATTGGAATTTATTAGGAAATCCATACCCTTCAGCTATTTCAGCTAAAACATTTTTAGAAGACAACACTAATTTACAGGGTAGTGTTAGCATTTGGACGCATAATGAAGCTATTTCTAATACAGAAAATGATCCTTTTTATGACGATTTTGGATACAATTATTCAGATCAATATATTGTCCATAATGGTACAGGAACGACTCCTTCTAGCCCGGCATTTAATGGAAATATAGCTGCAGGTCAAGCCTTCTTTGTGCAGTTGGATGAAGGAACTTCAAATAATACGGTCAAATTTACTAATGATATGAGATATGGGGTTAATGAAAGTGTTTTAGATAATTCCGATTTTTTCAGAACGTCAACAGAAGAAACTCAAGAAAAACAATTGATATGGTTAAGTTTGATTAGTGATTCAAATTCCTCTGTTAGCACATTAGTTGGTTATGTAGAGGGGGCTACAAATGAAAAGGATAGGTTGTATGATGCCTATGCAAATTATAGTGGTTTTAATATATATTCACTTATATCTGAAAAGAAAATGACTATTCAAGGGCGTTCTCTTTCATCTTTTATTGATTCTGATCAGGTGTCCTTGGGAATAGATATTTTAACAAACGGATCATATAAAATAGGTATAGATCATCTAGAAGGAAAATTGTTTAAAGATAAGAACCAAGCTATTTTTTTAGAAGACACTTATTTAAATATGGAACATGATTTAAAACAGTCGCCTTATGCATTTACGGCGGTTAAAGGTGTAACAAACGATCGCTTTATTTTAAAATATAAATCATCGTCTAAACTTTCTGTAAAAGAGGATTTAGTAGCTAAAACTTATGTTTTTATTAATAATGGAGCTTTAAATATTAAATCATCAAAAAACATAACAGGAATTGCTGTGTATGACATCAATGGGAAACAGCTTATTAACTATGTGCCTAGTGTAATTAGCAGCAGCACTTCAATTAATTTTCCTTTTTCTAAAGGAGTATATTTAGTGAATATCACTTTAGACAACGGGATAATAGTTTCTAAGAAATTAATTCATTAA
- the trpS gene encoding tryptophan--tRNA ligase — translation MARILTGVQSTGIPHLGNLLGAIIPAIKMSEIDANESYLFIADMHSLTQIKDAESLRHNTYCVAATWLAFGLDIDKVVFYRQSDIPETTELSWYLSCFFPYQRLTLAHGFKDKADRLEDVNAGLFTYPMLMAADILLYDAEVIPVGKDQLQHIEMTRDVASRFHAKMGGETFVLPVGKIQEDGILIPGTDGAKMSKSKNNLINIFQSDKKLRKQVMSIQTDSTPLEEPKDWSTCNCFAIYNLLASEEQIAAMKANYENGNYGYGHAKQALFELIVERFAVERERFDYYINNLEEIDKALAVGAAKAKQVAQNTLSRVRAKVGY, via the coding sequence ATGGCAAGAATTTTAACTGGTGTACAAAGCACCGGAATACCACATTTAGGAAATTTATTAGGAGCAATTATTCCTGCAATAAAAATGTCTGAAATAGATGCAAACGAATCGTATTTATTTATTGCAGATATGCACTCGTTAACTCAAATTAAAGACGCAGAAAGCCTTAGACATAATACCTATTGCGTTGCTGCAACGTGGCTCGCTTTTGGTTTAGATATAGACAAAGTCGTGTTTTACAGACAGAGCGATATTCCTGAAACAACCGAGTTAAGCTGGTACTTAAGCTGCTTTTTTCCTTACCAACGTTTAACATTAGCTCATGGTTTTAAAGATAAAGCAGACCGTTTAGAAGATGTAAACGCTGGTTTGTTTACTTACCCTATGCTTATGGCTGCAGATATATTATTATACGACGCCGAAGTTATTCCTGTAGGAAAGGATCAATTGCAACATATTGAAATGACTCGTGATGTTGCTTCTCGTTTTCATGCTAAAATGGGAGGTGAAACCTTCGTGCTACCGGTAGGTAAAATACAAGAAGATGGTATTTTAATTCCTGGTACCGATGGTGCTAAAATGAGTAAGAGTAAAAACAATTTGATTAATATTTTTCAAAGCGATAAAAAATTACGCAAGCAAGTCATGAGCATACAAACAGATAGTACGCCTCTTGAAGAACCTAAAGACTGGAGTACCTGTAACTGTTTTGCTATTTACAACTTATTAGCATCCGAAGAACAGATTGCCGCTATGAAAGCCAATTATGAAAACGGTAATTATGGTTACGGTCATGCTAAACAGGCCCTTTTTGAATTAATTGTTGAACGCTTTGCAGTAGAACGCGAACGTTTCGATTATTATATAAATAATTTAGAAGAAATAGATAAAGCGTTAGCCGTAGGTGCTGCAAAAGCAAAACAAGTTGCACAAAACACATTAAGTCGTGTTCGTGCAAAAGTAGGCTATTAA
- the dprA gene encoding DNA-processing protein DprA, with translation MTEDQLLYVLALQHVPNVGDIGAKKLIKHCGSAEAVFKEKKHILAKIDGIGKVRLNELSLSTHLAAAKAELDFIHKNNITCLYFEDSDYPEKLKHSIDGPILVFQSGAVNLKSERIISIVGTRKITTSGIAFCEKLVEELAVFNPVIVSGFAYGTDITAHKSAVKNGLQTIGCLAHGLNQTYPKVHKKYVAEIEQHGGFLTDFWSSSIFDRNNFLKRNRIIAGLSTATIVIESAERGGSLVTADIANSYNRDVFAVPGRPTDALSKGCNNLIKQQKAQLLSTPLDVAYILNWQLEREPKVIQKQLFVELDDQETLIYEFLKKTDKQLLDSIAIACGLPIFKVAGILLNMELKGVIRPLPGKLFEII, from the coding sequence ATGACAGAAGACCAACTTTTATATGTTTTAGCATTACAACATGTACCTAATGTAGGTGATATTGGTGCTAAAAAGTTAATTAAGCATTGTGGATCGGCTGAAGCTGTTTTTAAAGAGAAAAAACACATACTTGCTAAAATTGATGGAATAGGAAAAGTAAGACTTAACGAATTAAGTTTGAGTACCCATTTAGCAGCTGCCAAAGCCGAATTAGATTTTATACATAAAAATAATATAACGTGTTTATATTTTGAAGACTCTGATTATCCTGAAAAACTAAAACATTCTATTGATGGGCCTATTTTGGTATTTCAATCTGGAGCCGTCAATTTGAAATCAGAACGTATTATAAGTATTGTTGGAACTCGAAAGATTACAACATCGGGTATTGCTTTTTGCGAAAAATTAGTTGAAGAATTAGCAGTGTTTAATCCAGTTATTGTTTCGGGGTTTGCTTATGGAACAGATATTACAGCACATAAATCGGCTGTTAAAAATGGTTTGCAAACCATTGGATGTTTGGCACATGGATTAAATCAGACATATCCTAAAGTTCATAAAAAGTATGTTGCAGAAATAGAACAACACGGTGGATTTTTAACAGATTTTTGGAGTTCCTCTATTTTTGATCGGAATAATTTTTTAAAGCGAAATCGAATTATTGCTGGTTTAAGTACAGCAACTATTGTGATTGAATCTGCAGAACGTGGTGGAAGTTTGGTAACTGCAGATATTGCGAATTCTTATAACCGAGATGTATTTGCCGTTCCTGGACGTCCAACAGATGCCTTAAGTAAAGGGTGCAACAATTTAATTAAGCAACAGAAAGCACAGTTACTTTCGACACCGTTAGATGTGGCTTATATTTTAAACTGGCAATTAGAAAGGGAGCCAAAAGTTATTCAGAAACAATTGTTTGTAGAATTAGATGATCAAGAAACCTTGATTTACGAGTTTTTAAAAAAGACTGATAAACAATTATTAGATAGTATTGCTATAGCTTGTGGTTTACCCATTTTTAAGGTTGCAGGTATATTGTTAAATATGGAATTAAAAGGCGTTATTCGGCCATTGCCAGGTAAGTTATTCGAAATAATTTAA